CTAATTGGGGAGGAAACTGTGACAGGGCCCTTGAAGTAGGAGGGCAACATAGAATGCTTCCAGGAGAGGGCCAGCAGGAGCCCTTTGCACAGGCCAGGGATTTAAACAAGTTCCTGCGTGGATATGTAGGAAAGAAGCCTATGTGTGCAGAATGTGGGAAAAGCTTTAACCACAGTTCTTATCTCATAAGACACCTAAGAACCCATACTGGTGAGAGACCTTATAAATGCATCgagtgtgggaaaggcttcaaacaGAGCTCAGACCTCATCACTCATCGCAGAACACACACGGGAGAGAAGCCCTACCCATGCAGCAAGTGTGAGAAAAAATTCAGCGACAGCTCAACTCTCATCAAACATCAGAGAACCCACACAGGGGAGAGACCTTATGGGTGCCCAGagtgtgggaagacttttggacgGAAGCCACACCTCACAATGCACCAAAGAACCCACACAGGAGAAAAGCCGTACACGTGCCTCGAATGTCATAAAAGCTTCAGTCGAAGCTCAAATTTCATCACCCACCAGAGGATTCACACAGGCGTGAAGCCTTACAGGTGTAACGACTGTGGGGACAGTTTTAGCCAGAGCTCAGATTTGATTAAGCACCAACGAACCCACACAGGAGAACGGCCTTTTAAATGCCCAGAGTGTAGGAAGGGCTTCAGAGACAGTTCTCACTTTGTAGCACACATGAGTACTCACTCAGGAGAAAGGCCTTTCAGTTGTCCCGAGTGCCACAAAAGTTTCAGTCAGAGTTCCCATCTCGTTACACACCAGAGGACACATACCGGTGAGAGACCTTTTAAGTGCAACGACTGTGGGAAGGGATTTGCTGATAGCTCTGCCCTCATTAAGCACCAACGAATCCACACAGGAGAAAGACCCTACAAATGTGGCGAGTGTGGAAAGAGCTTCAATCAGAGCTCCCATTTCACTACCCACCAACGCATTCACATAGGAGACAGACCCTACCCCTGTCCCGAATGTGGCAAGACCTTCAACCAGCGTTCCCATTTTCTCACACACCAGAGAACACATACAGGAGAAAAACCATTTCACTGTAGTAAATGTGATAAGAGCTTCCGGCAGAAAGCTCATCTCTTATGCCATCAAAACACCCATTTGATTTAGGAAATGGTCTTTAGTGGTTCTGCTATTGCTTTTCAAATTTCCATTGCTACTGTCTTCAGATACCCCAAATAGAGAAAACCTGGGCATTGGTGACTCAGGTCAGACCCTAAtctgttctctttcttttctgtgtTACAATGAAGAGGATAAACTTACAGGGTCCAAATAATGAAAAGACATTACTTCAGTGTATGTAACTCACCCTTAGGGAAATATGTGTTTAAATGATTAATGTCTGGTTACTAGAGGTGAAAGGAATGTGGCCTAGAGATCTCATGTAAACCATCTGgtacagtgcctggcacaaagtAGATGCTCAATGATTAATATTTGAGGTCTTGGGCTGTGGGTATAGTCTATGAGGCCTCTGAATTTGGTCCCCAGCActgctaaaaaaacaaaaacaaaaacaaaaaaatattttttgagttcttatatAAAGTCCTTAAAAGCAGTGTCTGGGCCTTAAAAGATAttcaatataatatatatatatatatatatatatatatatatatatatatatatatatatatatatatatataaaatacagtcTATAACTCAATAAGAAATTTATAATTCAAGCCACTCTAGTTCAGAACTTACAAGATCTGGGGTCTGAACATCTAAATTTAATAAAATGGAAACTCTCTCTTACTAGTGCTATGCAGGCTTTAGTCACCAGATGTCTCATCACCATGACAAGGCAGAATTACCATAGAGGATGTTTGTGGTTTTGTGACTAAAATTCTTTTTGAGGCTAAAAGAATCTCAGATCTCTTTGTAGGACAGTGTGTGAGGTTTTTCCACTGTAGGTTTGCTGTCACTTGAGGCATAGAAAATGATGAACAAGCCAGAAGGACC
This region of Callospermophilus lateralis isolate mCalLat2 chromosome 3, mCalLat2.hap1, whole genome shotgun sequence genomic DNA includes:
- the Znf774 gene encoding zinc finger protein 774, whose amino-acid sequence is MMWLGTSGKSGLPGHCLKNSLQGCHPAQLEEWALKGTSRPSVISQLEQKEAPWVLPLQNFETMTILRKSHTDFDHQVAKLSQDISETTEQCGTSSERTNKNISHVPNWGGNCDRALEVGGQHRMLPGEGQQEPFAQARDLNKFLRGYVGKKPMCAECGKSFNHSSYLIRHLRTHTGERPYKCIECGKGFKQSSDLITHRRTHTGEKPYPCSKCEKKFSDSSTLIKHQRTHTGERPYGCPECGKTFGRKPHLTMHQRTHTGEKPYTCLECHKSFSRSSNFITHQRIHTGVKPYRCNDCGDSFSQSSDLIKHQRTHTGERPFKCPECRKGFRDSSHFVAHMSTHSGERPFSCPECHKSFSQSSHLVTHQRTHTGERPFKCNDCGKGFADSSALIKHQRIHTGERPYKCGECGKSFNQSSHFTTHQRIHIGDRPYPCPECGKTFNQRSHFLTHQRTHTGEKPFHCSKCDKSFRQKAHLLCHQNTHLI